The Episyrphus balteatus chromosome 4, idEpiBalt1.1, whole genome shotgun sequence genome includes a window with the following:
- the LOC129918643 gene encoding uncharacterized protein LOC129918643 isoform X2 codes for MSIEVVGVNQSWTQLSSILLPVSTTTTTTNTSPTKAKITSTTTTSLTSHPPPSPSPETSEKAIIITTTDTIDDGCGNSPLSTTTPSDPLSDSCLLALSSTEEDDEEEEEGEEELSQLTVNADDSNVGQQQQDQQQQQQQQQLLSVTSLPPLPDLIPIRKSQQQQLQEIETTTTNCCNNINQQQQQKSQQSPIATSSSSQILSISSKNIAEGEVEEQEEDEEDTTNNNNNTNNNNNNEEEEEDLQHSTFIEEATSTSLATNSTLLDNQSTPTSATIATTTTNTTFNNLYQTDCSSNMSQQHSSSSSMLLHDPTLTPVTSLTGLPKTTGAKKRGRKIKTEIEDPDLCPIPHRKSDRRRVARDIFLVFEEHPANRRRTGKGGKAKQPKARPKSKFAHLMTEPKRQPNKKTPASSTVTSSVGTGVVPPVRIKSEPKTPTSSLSCTTRKTTPTVPAVKAPKPATATKSTPTTKNTPTPTKTPTTTTTTTTTTVPRVKPIFLFVKQEDTRIVEVRCEDYDKRNRIRLTKTANGWRAIPRTDPTSCRSAKLLPNPAVKVKQEMFEEAQLRNASVPVHQEQQPLPPPPSSPPSQQQQFEPPSSSPVPSTITPTETEIVAPLEPLKPLKILQPAELLKNAASHAAKKKKKKKKKKKRKLAEKEEERKEIEEVVEISKNPTEEDEEEKEEEDVEAEIPAAIIENPIISTEPNHLVYESTNHEREEEEQEEEMEEAAEVEEIEEEDVKAIDEDDMDIQEVPISVETPQIPIEPEPREDVEEADIEEVIPNNYEEDEDDLHILHQHHMEPNNNEPTEELAKNLTQISDDLELDDMPQFMQDVNPSVRPLQLCPETGLFIQKTPPPIVEEDHDMDRGEPEPSSEPDLNHHEHEDHDHDAPVVLSDSFDDSDVDTKNLKDLLDDADLLQHCSDNAMSGAELLDSLVKRGCEDNHISGDEPSIKETICLDDFENEDDDVLLQPEPVADIISRLGGSLAASPKCLSFNEAGEIEDLHGELFQSNTQNDPFSRHTLEELSITIKDLEKSAEESYNSPVKPNKPAESVTIVSPDSCVDEMPKDLTCKKSQIAAEKEKPPQPALLERPNSRSSDAIQSPQPSGLPAVPPSPDLVHSNNKSSKNVFLEQLLNSSNSISPKICSSVTVTPIKIPNAPTKQQQKEPLDLGKHRKSASPTVSCSEEAKRIQTVTIDEETPDEPLQKRIKREENEEDASSEKSHTENLIEMLSSGKDPDPLTQLRLLIRNPEWKVPDPILVPKDRLSAVLASPAREIPLLLTTRPELRLPEAFAYPAILQDPDILVISMAQLETILQKQVEITRPKAKTPPIPQVTIEAIPNPAKNRAPEKPISAPSPDVTVSSKKPAAPSSTPQAPKQSNNNNNFLNPLMGDIDAATLAAFNQMLWLPYIGQMAPEFIKAIAGLQNGNGLAELMPLLQQQQNAQHASQQQQNQKTAFPTPPQFHPMAAAAAAAGLTNPLAASAAFQNPLEMAMWQEALTQAQMQRMMKMNAAAALAAQQQQREVPKKPSSNSEAKASANRSHYNAATSSSKQIPTNPPPPYHHSQASQSNQRHLASSEKSNLSRSVPNPFYRPPGTGNTDSASAHRAKQKTQQHHHQHQDQKPRVTCKSLSNLLQPERLSEAKMSNLMAMPGFDFGFNGSAGNVAAAAAAAANPFQFASAAAAAAAVASAGRSSGAGQYGGGGSNSSSSSVGSSNTGNGGGNSNNNNNNNNGNHATALHRNNQSASNMLGNMTPSQHHHQQQLQHHQQQLQQHHQQLQQQQQQQLQQHQQQQQQQQQQHHQQQQAKLKVKPGSHLIDPAALQRRLLNCEDMSEVGSTTNGLEEMMTDPNAALWHPLFGNYLYSVWQH; via the exons atgagcaTTGAGGTTGTTGGTGTGAACCAGTCATGGACACAGCTATCATCAATATTGCTCCCtgtttcaacaacaacaacaacaacaaacacatcACCAACCAAGGCAAAaataacatcaacaacaacaacatcactcACATCACATCCACCACCATCACCATCGCCAGAAACATCAGAAAAagcaataataataacaacaacagaTACAATCGACGACGGCTGTGGAAACTCTCCACTGTCAACAACAACTCCTAGCGATCCTCTATCTGACAGTTGTCTGCTGGCTTTAAGTAGTACTGAAGAAgacgacgaagaagaagaagaaggtgaAGAAGAACTGTCACAACTGACAGTAAATGCTGATGATAGTAATGTAGGTCAGCAACAACaagaccaacaacaacaacaacaacaacaacagctgcTGTCAGTGACATCATTACCGCCATTGCCGGATTTAATACCAATTCGTAAGtctcaacaacaacaattgcaagaaattgaaacaacaacaacaaattgttGCAACAACATtaatcagcaacaacaacaaaaatcacaACAATCACCAATTGCAACATCATCATCTAGTCAAATTTTATCAATTAGTAGTAAAAACATTGCGGAGGGGGAAGTGGAAGAACAAGAAGAAGACGAAGAAGACAcaactaacaacaacaacaacacaaataacaacaacaacaacgaagaagaagaagaagatttgcAACATTCCACCTTTATTGAAGAAGCAACATCAACAAGTTTAGCAACAAATTCCACACTTTTAGACAATCAATCAACGCCAACATCAGCAACAATcgctacaacaacaacaaacacaacaTTCAATAATCTATATCAAACTGATTGCAGTAGCAACATGTCTCAGCAACATTCTTCGTCATCATCAATGTTGCTACATGATCCAACACTAACACCAGTAACATCTTTGACCGGTCTTCCCAAGACCACTGGTGCCAAGAAACGCGGTAGAAAAATTAAGACTGAGATTGAAGATCCCGACTTGTGTCCGATACCACATCGCAAGTCAGATCGTCGGAGAGTGGCACGCGATATATTTTTAGTGTTTGAAGAACATCCGGCGAATAGACGTCGCACGGGGAAAGGTGGCAAAGCTAAACAACCCAAAGCGCGTCCGAAGTCTAAATTTGCACATTTAATGACAGAGCCTAAAAGGCAGCCGAATAAGAAGACACCAGCTTCGTCAACAGTGACGTCATCTGTGGGGACAGGAGTGGTGCCACCTGTTCGGATAAAATCTGAACCAAAGACACCAACTTCATCGTTGTCATGTACAACTCGGAAGACAACTCCAACAGTTCCAGCTGTCAAGGCACCCAAGCCGGCAACAGCAACTAAAAGtacaccaacaacaaaaaacacacctacACCAACAAAaactccaacaacaacaacaacaactacaacaacaacagttCCTCGGGTAAAACCGATCTTCTTATTTGTCAAACAAGAAGACACCCGTATTGTAGAAGTTCGATGTGAAGATTACGACAAACGAAATCGAATACGATTGACAAAGACGGCCAATGGATGGCGGGCGATACCACGAACGGATCCAACATCATGTCGATCTGCTAAGCTTCTTCCAAATCCAGCTGTCAAAGTGAAGCAGGAGATGTTTGAAGAAGCACAACTTAGAAATGCTTCAGTTCCTGTTCATCAAGAACAACAACCTTTACCACCACCGCCTTCTTCACCTCcctcacaacaacaacaatttgaaCCGCCATCTTCTTCCCCTGTTCCATCAACTATTACACCAACGGAAACAGAAATAGTGGCACCTCTCGAACCTTTGAAACCATTGAAGATTCTGCAACCAGCAGAATTGCTCAAAAATGCTGCTTCACATGCagcaaagaagaaaaagaaaaagaagaagaagaaaaaacgtaAACTTgctgaaaaagaagaagaacgaaaagaaatcgaagaagtagtggaaataagtaaaaatccaacagaagaagatgaagaagagaaagaagaagaagatgtaGAAGCAGAAATTCCTGCAGCAATTATAGAGAATCCAATCATATCAACAGAACCAAATCATTTAGTATACGAAAGCACAAATCATGaacgagaagaagaagaacaagaagaagaaatggAAGAAGCAGCAGAAGTTGAAGaaatagaagaagaagatgTAAAAGCAATCGACGAAGATGACATGGATATACAAGAAGTACCAATTTCTGTAGAAACTCCTCAAATTCCCATCGAACCTGAGCCCAGGGAAGATGTCGAAGAAGCAGATATTGAAGAAGTCATACCAAACAACTAtgaagaagatgaagatgatCTTCATATTCTTCATCAACATCACATGGAACCAAATAATAACGAACCAACTGAAGAACTCGCCAAGAATCTCACACAAATTTCCGATGATCTTGAGTTGGATGATATGCCACAATTCATGCAGGACGTGAATCCATCAGTTCGGCCATTACAACTTTGTCCAGAAACTGgacttttcatacaaaaaacaccACCACCAATTGTTGAAGAAGATCATGATATGGATCGTGGTGAACCTGAACCATCTTCAGAGCCAGATTTAAATCATCATGAACATGAAGATCATGATCATGATGCTCCAGTGGTATTGTCAGATAGTTTTGATGATTCCGATGTTGATACCAAAAACCTAAAAGACCTCCTTGATGATGCAGATTTACTGCAACATTGCAGTGATAATGCAATGAGTGGAGCTGAGCTCCTAGATTCGCTGGTGAAGAGAGGTTGCGAAGATAATCACATATCTGGCGATGAGCCATCGATTAAAGAGACTATTTGTTTGGATGACTTTGAAAATGAAGATGATGATGTTTTGCTTCAACCTGAACCAGTAGCTGATATCATCTCGAGGCTTGGTGGATCCCTGGCAGCATCACCAAAATGTTTATCTTTCAATGAAGCTGGAGAAATCGAAGATCTCCATGGCGAACTCTTCCAATCAAACACTCAAAACGATCCGTTCAGTCGTCACACCCTCGAAGAACTCTCCATCACAATCAAAGATCTCGAGAAATCAGCCGAAGAGAGCTACAATTCACCTGTGAAACCCAACAAGCCCGCCGAATCAGTGACCATTGTGTCACCCGATTCGTGCGTCGATGAAATGCCAAAGGACCTGACGtgcaaaaaatcacaaattgcCGCCGAAAAAGAGAAACCCCCTCAGCCGGCGCTTCTTGAACGCCCCAATTCGAGAAGTTCTGATGCCATTCAATCGCCACAGCCTAGCGGCCTGCCAGCGGTACCGCCTTCACCAGACTTAGTGCATTCCAACAATAAGTCGTCAAAGAATGTCTTCCTCGAGCAATTGCTCAATTCAAGCAATTCGATTAGTCCGAAGATTTGCTCCTCAGTCACTGTGACTCCAattaaaattccaaatgcccctACAAAGCAGCAACAAAAAGAACCGTTAGATTTAGGTAAACACCGAAAATCAGCAAGTCCAACGGTAAGTTGTTCGGAAGAAGCAAAACGTATTCAAACGGTTACAATTGATGAAGAAACTCCCGATGAACCGTTACAAAAACGTATTAAACGTGAAGAAAACGAAGAAGATGCTTCGTCGGAGAAGAGTCACACTGAAAATCTTATCGAAATGTTATCGTCTGGTAAGGATCCAGATCCATTAACACAGTTACGCTTGCTTATACGAAATCCTGAATGGAAAGTACCTGATCCTATTCTTGTGCCAAAGGATCGTTTAAGTGCGGTATTGGCATCGCCAGCCCGTGAAATTCCACTCCTGCTCACAACTAGACCTGAATTGAGACTGCCAGAGGCTTTTGCATATCCAGCGATTCTTCAGGATCCAGATATCCTTGTTATATCAATGGCTCAATTGGAGACTATTCTGCAGAAGCAAGTTGAGATAACTAGACCTAAAGCGAAAACTCCTCCAATTCCTCAGGTCACGATCGAAGCGATTCCGAATCCCGCCAAAAATCGGGCTCCCGAGAAACCTATATCGGCACCATCTCCCGATGTTACTGTATCGAGTAAAAAACCAGCGGCACCGTCCTCAACGCCGCAAGCGCCCAAACAgagcaacaacaataacaacttCTTAAATCCTCTGATGGGAGACATCGATGCGGCAACCCTGGCCGCTTTCAATCAGATGCTTTGGCTTCCTTACATTGGCCAAATGGCGCCCGAGTTTATCAAAGCCATAGCTGGTTTGCAGAATGGCAACGGTTTGGCCGAACTTATGCCACTTTTGCAGCAACAGCAAAATGCACAGCATGCCAGTCAACAGCAGCAAAATCAAAAAACCGCCTTCCCAACGCCACCGCAGTTCCATCCAATGGCTGCGGCAGCTGCCGCTGCAGGTCTCACCAACCCGTTAGCCGCATCAGCTGCATTCCAGAATCCCCTCGAAATGGCTATGTGGCAGGAAGCCCTTACACAAGCTCAAATGCAGCGAATGATGAAGATGAATGCAGCAGCTGCTTTAGCTGCCCAGCAACAACAGCGTGAGGTTCCGAAAAAGCCATCTTCTAATTCGGAAGCAAAAGCTAGTGCAAATCGTTCTCACTATAATGCAGCGACCTCAAGCTCAAAACAAATTCCCACAAATCCTCCCCCGCCCTATCACCATTCGCAAGCCAGTCAATCTAATCAGCGCCATCTAGCGTCGTCGGAAAAAAGTAACTTGTCGCGATCGGTCCCGAATCCCTTCTATCGACCGCCCGGCACTGGTAACACTGATTCAGCGTCAGCCCATCGCGCTaaacaaaaaacccaacaaCACCATCATCAACATCAAGACCAAAAACCTCGCGTCACATGCAAGTCCCTGTCAAATCTGCTACAACCGGAACGTTTATCCGAAGCTAAAATGTCAAATCTCATGGCAATGCCTGGTTTCGACTTTGGTTTTAATGGAAGTGCAGGTAATGTTGCTGCTGCCGCAGCTGCCGCTGCAAATCCATTTCAATTTGCTTCAGCTGCAGCTGCTGCAGCAGCAGTCGCATCAGCTGGCCGGTCCAGTGGTGCTGGACAATATGGCGGCGGTGGCAGTAATAGTAGTAGCAGCAGTGTTGGTAGTAGTAATACTGGTAATGGTGGTGGtaatagtaataataataataataataataatggaaaTCATGCAACAGCCTTACATCGTAACAATCAATCAGCTTCCAATATGCTTGGCAATATGACACCTagtcaacatcatcatcaacaacaattgcaacatcatcaacaacaattgcaacaacatCATCAGCAacttcaacaacaacagcaacaacaacttcagcaacatcagcaacaacagcagcaacaacaacaacaacatcatcaaCAGCAACAGGCTAAGCTTAAAGTTAAGCCTGGTTCGCATTTAATTGATCCGGCAGCTTTGCAAAGGCGGTTGTTGAATTGCGAAGATATGTCTGAAGTTGGTAGTACTACTAATGGTTTGGAGGAAATGATGACAGATCCGAATGCAGCGTTATGGCATCCGTTATTTGGAAA ctaCTTATATTCTGTTTGGCAGCACTAA
- the LOC129918643 gene encoding uncharacterized protein LOC129918643 isoform X1, producing MSIEVVGVNQSWTQLSSILLPVSTTTTTTNTSPTKAKITSTTTTSLTSHPPPSPSPETSEKAIIITTTDTIDDGCGNSPLSTTTPSDPLSDSCLLALSSTEEDDEEEEEGEEELSQLTVNADDSNVGQQQQDQQQQQQQQQLLSVTSLPPLPDLIPIRKSQQQQLQEIETTTTNCCNNINQQQQQKSQQSPIATSSSSQILSISSKNIAEGEVEEQEEDEEDTTNNNNNTNNNNNNEEEEEDLQHSTFIEEATSTSLATNSTLLDNQSTPTSATIATTTTNTTFNNLYQTDCSSNMSQQHSSSSSMLLHDPTLTPVTSLTGLPKTTGAKKRGRKIKTEIEDPDLCPIPHRKSDRRRVARDIFLVFEEHPANRRRTGKGGKAKQPKARPKSKFAHLMTEPKRQPNKKTPASSTVTSSVGTGVVPPVRIKSEPKTPTSSLSCTTRKTTPTVPAVKAPKPATATKSTPTTKNTPTPTKTPTTTTTTTTTTVPRVKPIFLFVKQEDTRIVEVRCEDYDKRNRIRLTKTANGWRAIPRTDPTSCRSAKLLPNPAVKVKQEMFEEAQLRNASVPVHQEQQPLPPPPSSPPSQQQQFEPPSSSPVPSTITPTETEIVAPLEPLKPLKILQPAELLKNAASHAAKKKKKKKKKKKRKLAEKEEERKEIEEVVEISKNPTEEDEEEKEEEDVEAEIPAAIIENPIISTEPNHLVYESTNHEREEEEQEEEMEEAAEVEEIEEEDVKAIDEDDMDIQEVPISVETPQIPIEPEPREDVEEADIEEVIPNNYEEDEDDLHILHQHHMEPNNNEPTEELAKNLTQISDDLELDDMPQFMQDVNPSVRPLQLCPETGLFIQKTPPPIVEEDHDMDRGEPEPSSEPDLNHHEHEDHDHDAPVVLSDSFDDSDVDTKNLKDLLDDADLLQHCSDNAMSGAELLDSLVKRGCEDNHISGDEPSIKETICLDDFENEDDDVLLQPEPVADIISRLGGSLAASPKCLSFNEAGEIEDLHGELFQSNTQNDPFSRHTLEELSITIKDLEKSAEESYNSPVKPNKPAESVTIVSPDSCVDEMPKDLTCKKSQIAAEKEKPPQPALLERPNSRSSDAIQSPQPSGLPAVPPSPDLVHSNNKSSKNVFLEQLLNSSNSISPKICSSVTVTPIKIPNAPTKQQQKEPLDLGKHRKSASPTVSCSEEAKRIQTVTIDEETPDEPLQKRIKREENEEDASSEKSHTENLIEMLSSGKDPDPLTQLRLLIRNPEWKVPDPILVPKDRLSAVLASPAREIPLLLTTRPELRLPEAFAYPAILQDPDILVISMAQLETILQKQVEITRPKAKTPPIPQVTIEAIPNPAKNRAPEKPISAPSPDVTVSSKKPAAPSSTPQAPKQSNNNNNFLNPLMGDIDAATLAAFNQMLWLPYIGQMAPEFIKAIAGLQNGNGLAELMPLLQQQQNAQHASQQQQNQKTAFPTPPQFHPMAAAAAAAGLTNPLAASAAFQNPLEMAMWQEALTQAQMQRMMKMNAAAALAAQQQQREVPKKPSSNSEAKASANRSHYNAATSSSKQIPTNPPPPYHHSQASQSNQRHLASSEKSNLSRSVPNPFYRPPGTGNTDSASAHRAKQKTQQHHHQHQDQKPRVTCKSLSNLLQPERLSEAKMSNLMAMPGFDFGFNGSAGNVAAAAAAAANPFQFASAAAAAAAVASAGRSSGAGQYGGGGSNSSSSSVGSSNTGNGGGNSNNNNNNNNGNHATALHRNNQSASNMLGNMTPSQHHHQQQLQHHQQQLQQHHQQLQQQQQQQLQQHQQQQQQQQQQHHQQQQAKLKVKPGSHLIDPAALQRRLLNCEDMSEVGSTTNGLEEMMTDPNAALWHPLFGNTQKAGYNSPWQWTTVTASGE from the coding sequence atgagcaTTGAGGTTGTTGGTGTGAACCAGTCATGGACACAGCTATCATCAATATTGCTCCCtgtttcaacaacaacaacaacaacaaacacatcACCAACCAAGGCAAAaataacatcaacaacaacaacatcactcACATCACATCCACCACCATCACCATCGCCAGAAACATCAGAAAAagcaataataataacaacaacagaTACAATCGACGACGGCTGTGGAAACTCTCCACTGTCAACAACAACTCCTAGCGATCCTCTATCTGACAGTTGTCTGCTGGCTTTAAGTAGTACTGAAGAAgacgacgaagaagaagaagaaggtgaAGAAGAACTGTCACAACTGACAGTAAATGCTGATGATAGTAATGTAGGTCAGCAACAACaagaccaacaacaacaacaacaacaacaacagctgcTGTCAGTGACATCATTACCGCCATTGCCGGATTTAATACCAATTCGTAAGtctcaacaacaacaattgcaagaaattgaaacaacaacaacaaattgttGCAACAACATtaatcagcaacaacaacaaaaatcacaACAATCACCAATTGCAACATCATCATCTAGTCAAATTTTATCAATTAGTAGTAAAAACATTGCGGAGGGGGAAGTGGAAGAACAAGAAGAAGACGAAGAAGACAcaactaacaacaacaacaacacaaataacaacaacaacaacgaagaagaagaagaagatttgcAACATTCCACCTTTATTGAAGAAGCAACATCAACAAGTTTAGCAACAAATTCCACACTTTTAGACAATCAATCAACGCCAACATCAGCAACAATcgctacaacaacaacaaacacaacaTTCAATAATCTATATCAAACTGATTGCAGTAGCAACATGTCTCAGCAACATTCTTCGTCATCATCAATGTTGCTACATGATCCAACACTAACACCAGTAACATCTTTGACCGGTCTTCCCAAGACCACTGGTGCCAAGAAACGCGGTAGAAAAATTAAGACTGAGATTGAAGATCCCGACTTGTGTCCGATACCACATCGCAAGTCAGATCGTCGGAGAGTGGCACGCGATATATTTTTAGTGTTTGAAGAACATCCGGCGAATAGACGTCGCACGGGGAAAGGTGGCAAAGCTAAACAACCCAAAGCGCGTCCGAAGTCTAAATTTGCACATTTAATGACAGAGCCTAAAAGGCAGCCGAATAAGAAGACACCAGCTTCGTCAACAGTGACGTCATCTGTGGGGACAGGAGTGGTGCCACCTGTTCGGATAAAATCTGAACCAAAGACACCAACTTCATCGTTGTCATGTACAACTCGGAAGACAACTCCAACAGTTCCAGCTGTCAAGGCACCCAAGCCGGCAACAGCAACTAAAAGtacaccaacaacaaaaaacacacctacACCAACAAAaactccaacaacaacaacaacaactacaacaacaacagttCCTCGGGTAAAACCGATCTTCTTATTTGTCAAACAAGAAGACACCCGTATTGTAGAAGTTCGATGTGAAGATTACGACAAACGAAATCGAATACGATTGACAAAGACGGCCAATGGATGGCGGGCGATACCACGAACGGATCCAACATCATGTCGATCTGCTAAGCTTCTTCCAAATCCAGCTGTCAAAGTGAAGCAGGAGATGTTTGAAGAAGCACAACTTAGAAATGCTTCAGTTCCTGTTCATCAAGAACAACAACCTTTACCACCACCGCCTTCTTCACCTCcctcacaacaacaacaatttgaaCCGCCATCTTCTTCCCCTGTTCCATCAACTATTACACCAACGGAAACAGAAATAGTGGCACCTCTCGAACCTTTGAAACCATTGAAGATTCTGCAACCAGCAGAATTGCTCAAAAATGCTGCTTCACATGCagcaaagaagaaaaagaaaaagaagaagaagaaaaaacgtaAACTTgctgaaaaagaagaagaacgaaaagaaatcgaagaagtagtggaaataagtaaaaatccaacagaagaagatgaagaagagaaagaagaagaagatgtaGAAGCAGAAATTCCTGCAGCAATTATAGAGAATCCAATCATATCAACAGAACCAAATCATTTAGTATACGAAAGCACAAATCATGaacgagaagaagaagaacaagaagaagaaatggAAGAAGCAGCAGAAGTTGAAGaaatagaagaagaagatgTAAAAGCAATCGACGAAGATGACATGGATATACAAGAAGTACCAATTTCTGTAGAAACTCCTCAAATTCCCATCGAACCTGAGCCCAGGGAAGATGTCGAAGAAGCAGATATTGAAGAAGTCATACCAAACAACTAtgaagaagatgaagatgatCTTCATATTCTTCATCAACATCACATGGAACCAAATAATAACGAACCAACTGAAGAACTCGCCAAGAATCTCACACAAATTTCCGATGATCTTGAGTTGGATGATATGCCACAATTCATGCAGGACGTGAATCCATCAGTTCGGCCATTACAACTTTGTCCAGAAACTGgacttttcatacaaaaaacaccACCACCAATTGTTGAAGAAGATCATGATATGGATCGTGGTGAACCTGAACCATCTTCAGAGCCAGATTTAAATCATCATGAACATGAAGATCATGATCATGATGCTCCAGTGGTATTGTCAGATAGTTTTGATGATTCCGATGTTGATACCAAAAACCTAAAAGACCTCCTTGATGATGCAGATTTACTGCAACATTGCAGTGATAATGCAATGAGTGGAGCTGAGCTCCTAGATTCGCTGGTGAAGAGAGGTTGCGAAGATAATCACATATCTGGCGATGAGCCATCGATTAAAGAGACTATTTGTTTGGATGACTTTGAAAATGAAGATGATGATGTTTTGCTTCAACCTGAACCAGTAGCTGATATCATCTCGAGGCTTGGTGGATCCCTGGCAGCATCACCAAAATGTTTATCTTTCAATGAAGCTGGAGAAATCGAAGATCTCCATGGCGAACTCTTCCAATCAAACACTCAAAACGATCCGTTCAGTCGTCACACCCTCGAAGAACTCTCCATCACAATCAAAGATCTCGAGAAATCAGCCGAAGAGAGCTACAATTCACCTGTGAAACCCAACAAGCCCGCCGAATCAGTGACCATTGTGTCACCCGATTCGTGCGTCGATGAAATGCCAAAGGACCTGACGtgcaaaaaatcacaaattgcCGCCGAAAAAGAGAAACCCCCTCAGCCGGCGCTTCTTGAACGCCCCAATTCGAGAAGTTCTGATGCCATTCAATCGCCACAGCCTAGCGGCCTGCCAGCGGTACCGCCTTCACCAGACTTAGTGCATTCCAACAATAAGTCGTCAAAGAATGTCTTCCTCGAGCAATTGCTCAATTCAAGCAATTCGATTAGTCCGAAGATTTGCTCCTCAGTCACTGTGACTCCAattaaaattccaaatgcccctACAAAGCAGCAACAAAAAGAACCGTTAGATTTAGGTAAACACCGAAAATCAGCAAGTCCAACGGTAAGTTGTTCGGAAGAAGCAAAACGTATTCAAACGGTTACAATTGATGAAGAAACTCCCGATGAACCGTTACAAAAACGTATTAAACGTGAAGAAAACGAAGAAGATGCTTCGTCGGAGAAGAGTCACACTGAAAATCTTATCGAAATGTTATCGTCTGGTAAGGATCCAGATCCATTAACACAGTTACGCTTGCTTATACGAAATCCTGAATGGAAAGTACCTGATCCTATTCTTGTGCCAAAGGATCGTTTAAGTGCGGTATTGGCATCGCCAGCCCGTGAAATTCCACTCCTGCTCACAACTAGACCTGAATTGAGACTGCCAGAGGCTTTTGCATATCCAGCGATTCTTCAGGATCCAGATATCCTTGTTATATCAATGGCTCAATTGGAGACTATTCTGCAGAAGCAAGTTGAGATAACTAGACCTAAAGCGAAAACTCCTCCAATTCCTCAGGTCACGATCGAAGCGATTCCGAATCCCGCCAAAAATCGGGCTCCCGAGAAACCTATATCGGCACCATCTCCCGATGTTACTGTATCGAGTAAAAAACCAGCGGCACCGTCCTCAACGCCGCAAGCGCCCAAACAgagcaacaacaataacaacttCTTAAATCCTCTGATGGGAGACATCGATGCGGCAACCCTGGCCGCTTTCAATCAGATGCTTTGGCTTCCTTACATTGGCCAAATGGCGCCCGAGTTTATCAAAGCCATAGCTGGTTTGCAGAATGGCAACGGTTTGGCCGAACTTATGCCACTTTTGCAGCAACAGCAAAATGCACAGCATGCCAGTCAACAGCAGCAAAATCAAAAAACCGCCTTCCCAACGCCACCGCAGTTCCATCCAATGGCTGCGGCAGCTGCCGCTGCAGGTCTCACCAACCCGTTAGCCGCATCAGCTGCATTCCAGAATCCCCTCGAAATGGCTATGTGGCAGGAAGCCCTTACACAAGCTCAAATGCAGCGAATGATGAAGATGAATGCAGCAGCTGCTTTAGCTGCCCAGCAACAACAGCGTGAGGTTCCGAAAAAGCCATCTTCTAATTCGGAAGCAAAAGCTAGTGCAAATCGTTCTCACTATAATGCAGCGACCTCAAGCTCAAAACAAATTCCCACAAATCCTCCCCCGCCCTATCACCATTCGCAAGCCAGTCAATCTAATCAGCGCCATCTAGCGTCGTCGGAAAAAAGTAACTTGTCGCGATCGGTCCCGAATCCCTTCTATCGACCGCCCGGCACTGGTAACACTGATTCAGCGTCAGCCCATCGCGCTaaacaaaaaacccaacaaCACCATCATCAACATCAAGACCAAAAACCTCGCGTCACATGCAAGTCCCTGTCAAATCTGCTACAACCGGAACGTTTATCCGAAGCTAAAATGTCAAATCTCATGGCAATGCCTGGTTTCGACTTTGGTTTTAATGGAAGTGCAGGTAATGTTGCTGCTGCCGCAGCTGCCGCTGCAAATCCATTTCAATTTGCTTCAGCTGCAGCTGCTGCAGCAGCAGTCGCATCAGCTGGCCGGTCCAGTGGTGCTGGACAATATGGCGGCGGTGGCAGTAATAGTAGTAGCAGCAGTGTTGGTAGTAGTAATACTGGTAATGGTGGTGGtaatagtaataataataataataataataatggaaaTCATGCAACAGCCTTACATCGTAACAATCAATCAGCTTCCAATATGCTTGGCAATATGACACCTagtcaacatcatcatcaacaacaattgcaacatcatcaacaacaattgcaacaacatCATCAGCAacttcaacaacaacagcaacaacaacttcagcaacatcagcaacaacagcagcaacaacaacaacaacatcatcaaCAGCAACAGGCTAAGCTTAAAGTTAAGCCTGGTTCGCATTTAATTGATCCGGCAGCTTTGCAAAGGCGGTTGTTGAATTGCGAAGATATGTCTGAAGTTGGTAGTACTACTAATGGTTTGGAGGAAATGATGACAGATCCGAATGCAGCGTTATGGCATCCGTTATTTGGAAA